One genomic region from Reichenbachiella ulvae encodes:
- a CDS encoding doxx family protein produces the protein MSVRELSQRMDFGLHSISERFGLLFMQWAIGLIYIWFGMLKFFPGLSPAEILAANTLDTLAMGLVSKDLLLRGLAIFEVLLGVLLITRIKSKLIIAALLMHMFGTFMPILIFPNEVFSAPPFGFTIVGQYIMKNFVIIGAALVLYPKR, from the coding sequence ATGAGCGTTAGAGAATTGTCACAAAGGATGGATTTTGGTTTGCATTCAATTTCAGAGCGATTTGGCTTGCTATTTATGCAATGGGCAATTGGCCTGATTTACATTTGGTTTGGCATGTTGAAATTTTTTCCTGGTTTGAGTCCAGCCGAAATTCTGGCTGCCAACACCTTAGATACGCTGGCAATGGGGTTGGTGTCTAAGGATCTATTGCTTCGGGGATTGGCCATTTTCGAGGTGCTTTTAGGCGTGCTTTTAATCACCCGTATCAAGTCCAAATTGATCATTGCAGCCTTGTTGATGCATATGTTTGGCACCTTCATGCCTATCCTTATTTTCCCTAATGAAGTCTTCAGTGCCCCTCCCTTTGGATTTACCATAGTAGGGCAGTACATCATGAAGAATTTTGTGATTATTGGAGCTGCGCTAGTTTTATATCCAAAAAGGTAA